A window of Misgurnus anguillicaudatus chromosome 3, ASM2758022v2, whole genome shotgun sequence genomic DNA:
AAGGCAAAGGATGGCGATTGTAGCAACGCTTCAACCCAAGAAACTTTATGAATAAAATTCAATCAAATTCTTTTAGGAAACCTGATTAACTTTGTCACCTGATAAATTAGtgtttttttgacaaaacaaatAAGATTTCACCGACTTGTCTATTTTGAAACAAATAATTATGAACCCATTAAAGGAAATTTGAACCGATTAAGGGTTGGAGGTTAGATGATATGATAAATTACGATAAAATAGTTACCAAAAAACTGCCTTCAGTATTTCATCTCATTAcctaaaattaattaaattcttGCTTTATGCCAATTTTAAATAGTCTTAAAAatctaaaatgttaaaaaaagagACACAATATAAACACATGTTAAGGATCAATTAGCTTTCTTCAGTTTATCCCCATGTCAAGTAAAAGATTAAAGAAGTAATAGATTAAATAGAAATTAACCTGACTGGAGTAAATCACATGTTGAGGAACATTACAAGACAATGAACTCACTTATGCATGCAAGTGCAGTAAAGCATTTCACAAATAAATGTGCAAGAGCAAAAGTGCTTTAACACAAAACCAACACGTTTAAATTACATATTCCGATTACATTAAAAGAAAGAACACACAACATAAATATAGTTCAAAATCAATAGTACAAAATCAATCTTAGTGCAACAAATAGATGCATAAATAACCGATTGCAAAGTGATTTATATCTTGCAACTTTTtgaattaaattataaatacaCAGAAAGGCCTAAACTGGTgatttttatccacttaaaatcATCAACCTATGATCAAGCCAAACTGTCTCAAATACAAAAAAAGCTGataattaaatttacatttaacttttcttgAATGGATAAACCATACTTGGATCTTCAACAGAATCCTAAGGGTGCCTATTCTTCACCGCAATATCCTGCATCACAAATATATGTGCATCTTCTGTAAAGTGCAACTGAATGGAAAAAACTACAAGAGTTTCTAAAACCCCGTAAAAACATGTCCATGCTATAAATAAGGACTTGGATGCATTACCGGTATCAAAGTGAAACTGTATAATAGGTCATTAAAAGCTATAGTAATCATTAGTATGAGAAAACAACTGAGCAGCAAAACTACAGAAACCTGGCTATACAAACAAAGCAATTCAGAATAGCACCTTGTTTGGATTTATGTCCCATGATGAGCATATCAGGTAATAGGGACCTGGACAAGGAGAAATTCTGATTTAAGATCAGAAGTACCCGACTCTGATCCGCTTTGTTTATGGAGTGCGTATATATATGGAATGGGAAAATGACCCTGAAATGTTTTGGTTACAGCGGACAAATAATGCAATGATGCCTTTAGTGCGAAAATCAGCACAGAATTTAAAGCAGCAATAGGAATATTTTGATGACGACTTCAGTAGTactgataaaataataaatattaatctaatattattcattttaaaacattcacAGAGACTACCATCAAACTTTTCATCAGTGCATTTTGACATGCATTACGTTGCATTTCCAACTTACCCCAATACGATTTGCTGCACAGATTTGcagaaaaaaaggaaaagggGCAAAACATAAAAACTAAAGTAATGCATGTATAGATTGGCTAAAATGTTGGTGCAGAATGTGGGACGCCTCATCCACAAAAAGCCTGAGATGGTCCAAGCCTTCACTCCAATATGACGACAACAGTAAAACTTATCCAATTACTCTACGCAACTAAATTTAAGCTTTGaggtttttgttgttgttgttaaaaaCTAAAGCAGCTGGTGGGGTGAAAACTTGTACCTATATCTACAAATTGCATATAGGGATGGACATTCCCAAGTGGTGAGATAAATGAAACATTACGGTGTACCCAGGTTGTCACATATAAAATACTGTGTTAAAAGACTTGAAATAAAAAACGACCAGTCGCTACAAAGACTAATAGTGTGTAAGCTGCATACAACAATCATTTATAAGCTGAGATTAGCTTATGTGTGAACAAAACCTGAATATTTCTTAGTTTTCAAACTGTACTTAACTTAAAAATCAACAGTGCTttacaacattttaaatatatattcatattaGATATCCACAGTGAAACCCCtgaataaacttttttaaaggcATGTTTTGTGATTTGATGAAATGTACCGTTTAACCTGTGGTTGAAAATTCAAGTGTTTTTTCCAAGTCTAAATGAGGTCCTGACTGCAcgtttaaaacaagaaaaacgtATGTTGGCTGTAGTTCAGACGATGTGTGTTGGTTAAAACCATCTCTAGGAAACAGCTGAGGTTTTGGTTTTGAATTAAGACTGTTTGTAGGCAGTAGTTGAGGCATTGGTTGTTGTCCCTGACTTTCCAGAGCCTGAGCTTGCTGCTTCGACAAGGCGGGGCTTCTTTTTTGGTGGGGTCTTGAGCATGCCCGTTCGTTCTTTAACTTTGTACTCGAGGGTGCTGTGTGGCACCCCATAGATGCCTTGCGCTTTCGACACGCTCATCTTCCCGCCGATCACCATGGCTATGGCCTCCTCTAGGATATCGTGGTCGTATTGCCGATAACGACCGCGTTTCTTCCGTGGCTGCTTGTCTCGATTTCCACCATCATCTTCACAGTCACCCACGCTTCCAGTGACACTCCCGCCAACGCACCCGTTCTTTAGATTCAGACACAGTGGAGGCAGATCGCCCTGAAGCAGGTACGACGAGTCGAGACCCGAATGGTTTTCGACCAAGCTCTGTTTGGGGAGAATGGTCTTCAGCTTGTGGAGAGCAGCAGAGCCATTAGAACCTTTGTTGGCCTGGTACACAGCATCCACCAGGCCGGCCAGATCTAGCTGGGCTTTGGGCTGAGCACTTGAGCGTACCTGAGGGATTCGGATGTGCACAGCTGGCCCAGTGGTAGGACTCTGAGGAGGCGTGGCCGGCTCAGAGCTAGCAAGAGGCCTGTCATTCTGCTCTCGCAGCTGTGAGACCATTCTCTGCAAGGTTAAGTGGTGAAGGTACGACGAGGCAGCCACCGCTGCCGGGAACTTCAGCTCAGTGTGCTCTTTTGATGACAATTTACATTTTCCTACTTCAGATTGCTCCGACTGAGAGCGAGCCCAGGCTGCTACCTTCTGCAGGATAAGCCGGGTGTCGCTGGATGGCCACGCCGGGTCCGTTCCCCTGCCGTTCTCTCCAAACATCTGTGGTCCTCCTGCCTTCCACTCTGATGATAAGGCCTCTGTCTGGAGCTGTAAAGTTTTCTGAGGTATGCCGTATAATATGGCTGCTTTGTGAATGTCCAGTGATCCCGAGCGAATATCTTTCAAGGCTTTAGAGAGCAAACCTTCTGCAAACTCAGAGCTGCGATCCAAATAGTCCTCTCCAATTGGGCTCCTAAGGGGAGGTGGGTGGGAGGATGAGAAACGAATGGGTGAGCGGACCATTGACAGGACGCACTCAGGGTCCACTCCTTTACTGCCTTGTCTTTTGGTAACATCACTCGCTTCTCAATTGTCTGTATAACACAAAGCCTCTGAGTCGTTTGAGGGTAAACACTTTGTTTTTGGCCTTAGGTTGCAAACGATACTTCTTGGAAGGACAGTCTCTCGTCAATCGTGTGGTGAAAGACAAGCGTCTACGGAAGTACTTCCAGTATCTTTGCAATGCAGCTGCATTTTGTAAGGTATTTCTCCTATTTATTTCTCGTGTGAAAATAATATTCCATAAATAAACGAAtagataaataaacaaataaatacagccGGCACAGAGGAACAAGTGAGTGCCTGACTGTTGGCAAATGTGACGTTACCTTCCAACAAGTTAGAAAAGAGTCAACCCTTTGGCAGTGCAACAGAATAAGCACTAAACTctacattaaaaacatttaacatgTGTGAGCAGGCAAATTtgatattaaataaagaaataatacaTGTTCTCAGTAAAACTTGGTACTTCaggtaaatacatttaaaagaacaaaaaaatatagccacacaataaatacaaattcaTACTAAACAGGCCCAGAAattgtaattatttttatttataataaaatatttatctaAACGTTTGCATAGTGAAAAAAGTGCAGTGAATGTTCTGTTCTTATCTTTTTATACTAAATAAAGTTTCCTCAGGCTGCACTTTAAACTTCACTatgtaaatgtgaaaaatatatattttactgacCATTTTAGTCTGAAACTTTATTCAGATCAAAACTATTTTCTTGTTCTTAGACACAAATTACCAAAACAGAATAAAACGTAACAAAGGCTTAGTTACCGTTAGGGCTGAGTTAGTTTGAATAAAATACCCAAGTTAATTTCACTTTGCAGTATTAAAATATCAGCTACTAGACTTTTAGGATCAAGACTATGGGTGCTTCTCAATATGCTTCTTTGTTTCATGGCATTAACGTCCTACATCCTATGAGCCGAAACCATCGAGCTCCACCATCTTTTAGAACATCttgattttttaattgtagtgcAAGGAGGCCATAAACAAGGAGTGAAGAGACTTCCTGAGGAGTCATGAGCGAGCGTTTTATTGACTTAACTCCTCCGCCTTCACATGGTCACATTATATTCAAACACGCATAAATATTAGTACTCATTCAATTTTTGTAAATTTAGACTCGATTCAGAgagtatatttaatatttatggaCACGCATCATTTATTCTAGGGCACTTCAAAGAATTTGATTTTACTGTAGTGAGGCTATAAGCTCTTAGCTCAAGTAtgtgtttaaaggattagtcaattttcttaaaaaaaaatatccagataatttactcaccaccatgtcatccgaaATGCCGATGTCTCCCTTGCtaagtcgagaagaaattatgttttttgaggaaaacattccaggatttttttaatggactttaatggaccccaacacgtaacagatttaatgcagtttaaacttGCAGTTTCTGcgtagtttcaaaggactctaaacgatctcaaacgagtcataagggtcttacttagcaaaacgattgtcatttttaacaagaaaaattaaaaatatgcacttttaaaccacaacttcacATCCATCTCCGGTCacgtgacgcgccagcgcgaccccacgcaCTTGCGTAATGcagtggaaaggtcacgtgttacatatattaaacgcacatttgcggaccatcttaaacaataaattgacacaaagacattaattagtatcatttgacatacaacaaggtcggaacagtcctctttctcaacacatgtaaacactggggcgtagtttcgcattcgtcatccgtgacctattgatgtgatgacgtattgcgtgaggttgtGCTGGCGCGTCAAACgaccggagatagacaagaAGCTGCGGCCCAAAAGTGCCTATTTTTTATTTCtcctgtcaaaaatggcaatcgcttcgccagacaagacccttatgccttgtttgagatcgtttagagtcctttgaaactcagttgaaactgttacgtgttggtgtccattaaagtgagaaaaatcctggaatgcttctcctcaaaaaacacaatttcccctcgaccgaacaaagaaagacaccaacactctaaatgacatggtggtgagcaaattatctggattttccTTAGGACTAATCCTTCAAACACATACTTAAGCTAAGAGCTTATAGCCCCACCACAGCAAAATCAAACCCCCCAAAGTGCCCCAAAACAAAGGATACGCGtccataaatattaaatatacttttttttaggaaatggactaatcctttaactttgCTTTTCTTGTTtcatattttttagttttttaatgcACCTGATTTTTGATATTAAAGAATTAACTTTATATAGAGGGTGATGATATTCCATTATTACTTAATGTTTGGACGTCTTTCATATTTCCTTCGCAGTCTATGGGGGTGGAGCCAAGATGCGAGGAAAGGAAGCCAGGAAACGAGTATGTACAAAAAAGAATTGAGAAGCACCCAAAATGTCAAACACACAACAGGAAAATCCTAAGTACTCACCCTGAAACTTCTTGTTGAATAGATGCCTTTTCTGAAGATGAGCTTTTCTTCGAAAGATCAAGTACTCCGTCTACTACAAAAAGCAAACATGAAAAATAAGTGATCTGCActgccttaccaaaacaaaaaatatatttataaaaaactgggtaaacataaatattttaactgTGCAGAAAGACTATTCAGAGCTAGGCAAAATTAATGAATGTCAACAGACATGGCGAGCTATATCTTCTAAAATCAGAAAATACCAATAATACCAATGCAGAACTCCAATTCTTCCTCCAAAAAtatatggggtggtttcccgggcagggattagcttaagccaggactaaaaacattacttgtttgcattttgaggcaaaacaaagggcaccggtgtattttaagatatgtcagtgcaagatgttttcagtttggacagctcttacatttattttagtctaatccctgtctgggaaaaccCCAAAATTTACATGGCAGTGGACTCAACTgttaatgtgaaaaaaattcatTCAAATACTCATGATTTGTTTATAGTCAATACCATGTTGCAGGGCCTGGGAAGCTCTGCTGACGGTGAGGTCCAGGGGCCCATCAGGATCCGGTTGGTGAGGGAGAAGCTCAGAGTTGTCGCTTAGGCCGTTCAAGCCTTCATGAGTCTGACTTTTAGAAGCATACTCCAAGGCAAACCGCTGAATCATCTTACGCATCAACTCCTGCGCTAC
This region includes:
- the lcorl gene encoding ligand-dependent nuclear receptor corepressor-like protein isoform X2, encoding MTCGDVTLRSGGRWTDRMATQCSSKCTVERKGFRRELDSWRHKLIHCVGFESILEGIYGPRLLQDLNIFDECEPETVDDWSMDANCSFCNLQLEKLYDPSSAVVIPASPTPAETPSPQGLSTSDKLQCQADRFLHAIFRKKEFPQSCDSSIPLVAQELMRKMIQRFALEYASKSQTHEGLNGLSDNSELLPHQPDPDGPLDLTVSRASQALQHVDGVLDLSKKSSSSEKASIQQEVSGSPIGEDYLDRSSEFAEGLLSKALKDIRSGSLDIHKAAILYGIPQKTLQLQTEALSSEWKAGGPQMFGENGRGTDPAWPSSDTRLILQKVAAWARSQSEQSEVGKCKLSSKEHTELKFPAAVAASSYLHHLTLQRMVSQLREQNDRPLASSEPATPPQSPTTGPAVHIRIPQVRSSAQPKAQLDLAGLVDAVYQANKGSNGSAALHKLKTILPKQSLVENHSGLDSSYLLQGDLPPLCLNLKNGCVGGSVTGSVGDCEDDGGNRDKQPRKKRGRYRQYDHDILEEAIAMVIGGKMSVSKAQGIYGVPHSTLEYKVKERTGMLKTPPKKKPRLVEAASSGSGKSGTTTNASTTAYKQS